A section of the Arabiibacter massiliensis genome encodes:
- a CDS encoding flavocytochrome c, with product MGRTTGRDVVEEVARAGASSGAALFQSKNLNRRTFLQGAAFLGASGALLGFAGCSPAPTGSTGTADDAVASAWKAGTYSAEVTGHNAPFTIDVTFSDSAITAIDTSTNQESLGVGASALEDLSKQITDLQTLDVDSVTGATLSSMCLLQGVKDCADQAGASEALEKNPGPEDSVESSYDADVCVIGGGGAGLTAAITAVQEGAKVVVLEKCGITGGSTNVSEGALNAVDPDRQQKQGIEDSVETFYQTTYEGGHEQGTPELIHYLTDNALDSVHWLESLGVEFKDKVGSATGSLGERSHYPATPSGNTYIRSFQKFIEENADKLTLLHETQAKELTVENGAVTGVKAVHRGSQDVMVNAKSVVIATGGFGANVEYRQQVNDGVWADVKLDDSIGCTNIKPCAQGEGLKLAENAGAQLIGLSDIQLHPCGTPGTGLMEDIRTSGRNRIFVNKSGERFVNEGAERDKLCKAIFAQPESTYWIVVNKVRYPSETEPDANGATIENMLALGHIVKGETVEDLAKQTEMDAAKLQASIDGYNKVVAGEAEDAFGFEANNTADQQLTEGPWYACRKVPTVHHTMGGIRIDIEAKALDANGTAIPGLYACGECTGGIHGSNRLGGNAIADCITFGRDAGTQAAKNALA from the coding sequence ATGGGACGCACTACCGGTCGCGACGTGGTTGAGGAGGTCGCACGCGCAGGAGCTTCCAGCGGCGCGGCGCTCTTCCAGTCGAAGAACCTGAACCGCCGCACCTTCTTGCAGGGCGCGGCGTTCCTGGGCGCAAGCGGGGCCCTGCTGGGATTCGCGGGATGCTCGCCGGCGCCCACGGGCAGCACCGGCACGGCGGACGACGCGGTGGCTTCCGCATGGAAGGCCGGCACGTACAGCGCCGAGGTCACCGGGCACAACGCCCCGTTCACCATCGACGTGACGTTCTCGGACAGCGCCATCACCGCCATCGACACCAGCACGAACCAGGAATCGCTCGGCGTGGGCGCTTCGGCGCTCGAGGACCTTTCGAAGCAGATAACGGACCTTCAAACGCTCGATGTGGATTCCGTCACCGGTGCCACGCTTTCCAGCATGTGCCTGCTGCAGGGCGTAAAGGACTGCGCCGACCAGGCGGGCGCCTCGGAAGCGCTTGAGAAGAACCCCGGCCCTGAGGACAGCGTAGAGTCCTCCTACGACGCCGACGTGTGCGTGATCGGCGGAGGCGGCGCGGGCCTGACTGCCGCAATCACCGCCGTTCAGGAAGGTGCCAAGGTGGTCGTGCTGGAGAAGTGCGGCATCACCGGCGGCTCGACGAACGTCTCCGAGGGCGCGCTCAACGCGGTTGACCCCGACCGCCAGCAGAAGCAGGGCATCGAGGACTCCGTCGAAACGTTCTACCAAACCACGTACGAAGGCGGCCACGAGCAGGGCACGCCCGAGCTCATCCACTACCTCACCGACAACGCGCTTGATTCCGTGCACTGGCTCGAGTCGCTGGGAGTCGAGTTCAAAGACAAGGTGGGCTCCGCAACCGGGTCGCTGGGCGAGCGCAGCCACTACCCCGCCACACCGTCGGGCAACACCTACATCCGCTCGTTCCAGAAGTTCATCGAGGAGAACGCCGACAAGCTCACCTTGCTGCACGAGACGCAGGCAAAGGAGCTGACGGTGGAGAACGGCGCCGTGACGGGCGTGAAGGCCGTGCATCGCGGCAGCCAGGACGTCATGGTGAACGCGAAGTCGGTGGTCATCGCCACGGGCGGTTTCGGCGCGAACGTCGAGTACCGTCAGCAGGTGAACGACGGCGTATGGGCCGACGTGAAGCTGGACGATTCCATCGGCTGCACGAACATCAAGCCCTGCGCGCAGGGCGAGGGCCTCAAGCTTGCAGAGAATGCAGGCGCACAGCTCATCGGCCTGTCCGACATCCAGCTGCACCCGTGCGGCACGCCCGGCACCGGCCTCATGGAGGACATCCGCACGTCGGGGCGCAACCGCATCTTCGTCAACAAGAGCGGCGAGCGCTTCGTCAACGAGGGTGCCGAGCGCGACAAGCTGTGCAAGGCCATCTTCGCCCAGCCGGAGTCCACGTACTGGATCGTGGTTAACAAGGTACGCTATCCCTCCGAGACCGAGCCCGATGCGAACGGCGCCACCATCGAGAACATGCTGGCGCTGGGCCATATCGTGAAGGGCGAGACCGTGGAGGATCTGGCCAAGCAGACCGAGATGGACGCCGCGAAGCTGCAAGCCTCCATCGACGGCTACAACAAGGTGGTAGCCGGCGAGGCGGAGGACGCGTTCGGGTTCGAAGCCAACAACACCGCCGACCAGCAGCTCACCGAAGGCCCCTGGTACGCCTGCCGCAAGGTACCCACCGTGCACCACACCATGGGCGGCATCCGCATCGATATCGAGGCCAAGGCGCTCGACGCGAACGGCACGGCCATCCCCGGCCTGTACGCCTGCGGCGAATGCACCGGCGGCATCCACGGCAGCAACCGCCTGGGCGGCAACGCCATCGCCGACTGCATCACGTTCGGGCGCGATGCCGGAACGCAGGCGGCGAAGAACGCGCTCGCCTAG
- a CDS encoding helix-turn-helix transcriptional regulator yields MTARVLDALWYNPCMGHGEESESRARSLAVDRYLHTGSFAAFKSTFLSGLIFAFFGIGIYRLWYQFNFYNLHFSADVGMVTVGANIARVAVMALLVLLVYKAGFSRATRGVFVWSGFVLMTASSVLYLLDLFFNTTDFEAMRVVVGGIGLVGGEMIWIFFLERLKPGQAFFYAAGGLALSCALSLVMGYLDDVVAGMINLFVPALSVYAYWQAMTRLDERTGRKEPSTSGRVDAAGKAPGADALYESGALRMGALQVVAAFFLYAFLLGLALGYPDGRLRELSQTVRSIHQVLVVVLIAFVVWLVLVRGRAFKLPGYWLFQNALMMASICFLMSGWEGSEEASTFLLTNAVTCFYIPVVFFTYLIARHVHWPTTLVYAAVYGGSLLCMAVGRIVVYLVGSALDHSLGLLIVMALLVLVEATLVMRPNFMGDRPVGFELDALRAVPREAVSVPGAAPSEDAFARCYGLSDTEAAIVSLIAQGRSRSFIAEALNYSENTIRNYTRIVYRKVDVHTKQELLDKMAETREASE; encoded by the coding sequence GTGACCGCAAGGGTCCTGGACGCCCTGTGGTACAATCCCTGCATGGGACATGGGGAGGAAAGCGAGAGCCGAGCGCGTTCGCTTGCGGTGGACCGGTATCTGCATACCGGTTCGTTCGCGGCGTTCAAGTCCACGTTTCTGTCTGGTCTCATCTTCGCATTCTTCGGCATAGGCATCTATCGCCTGTGGTACCAGTTCAACTTCTACAACCTGCATTTCTCCGCCGACGTGGGCATGGTGACGGTGGGGGCGAATATCGCGCGCGTAGCGGTGATGGCCCTGCTCGTGCTGCTGGTATACAAGGCCGGCTTCTCGCGCGCCACGCGGGGCGTGTTCGTGTGGTCGGGGTTCGTGCTCATGACCGCCTCAAGCGTGCTCTATTTGCTGGACCTGTTCTTCAACACCACCGATTTCGAGGCCATGCGCGTGGTGGTGGGCGGGATAGGCCTGGTGGGCGGCGAGATGATCTGGATATTCTTCCTGGAACGGCTGAAGCCCGGCCAAGCGTTCTTCTACGCGGCGGGAGGCCTGGCCCTGTCGTGCGCGCTTTCGCTGGTGATGGGCTACCTGGACGACGTCGTGGCCGGCATGATCAACCTGTTCGTGCCCGCTCTGTCGGTGTACGCCTACTGGCAGGCCATGACCAGGCTCGACGAGCGAACCGGGCGTAAGGAGCCCTCCACATCCGGGCGCGTCGACGCGGCTGGCAAGGCTCCGGGCGCGGACGCCCTGTACGAGTCGGGCGCGCTGCGAATGGGCGCCTTGCAGGTGGTGGCCGCCTTCTTCCTGTACGCGTTTCTGCTGGGGCTCGCGCTGGGCTACCCTGATGGGCGCCTGCGCGAGCTGTCCCAGACGGTGCGCTCGATCCACCAGGTGCTGGTGGTGGTGCTCATCGCGTTCGTGGTGTGGCTCGTGCTGGTGCGCGGGCGTGCGTTCAAGCTTCCCGGCTACTGGCTCTTCCAAAACGCGCTCATGATGGCCAGCATCTGCTTTCTCATGAGCGGTTGGGAGGGGTCGGAGGAGGCCAGCACGTTCCTGCTGACGAACGCCGTCACCTGCTTCTACATCCCGGTCGTGTTCTTCACCTACCTGATCGCCCGGCACGTGCACTGGCCCACCACGCTCGTGTACGCGGCGGTGTACGGCGGATCGCTGCTGTGCATGGCCGTCGGGCGCATCGTGGTGTACCTGGTGGGTTCGGCGCTCGATCATAGCCTGGGGCTGCTCATCGTCATGGCGCTTCTGGTGCTGGTGGAGGCCACGCTGGTCATGCGGCCGAACTTCATGGGGGACCGCCCCGTGGGGTTCGAGCTGGACGCGCTGCGCGCGGTGCCGCGCGAGGCTGTGTCGGTGCCTGGTGCGGCCCCCTCGGAAGACGCCTTCGCCCGCTGCTACGGCTTGAGCGACACGGAAGCGGCCATCGTGTCGCTGATCGCGCAGGGGCGCAGCCGCAGCTTCATAGCCGAGGCGCTCAACTATTCCGAGAACACCATCAGGAACTACACGCGCATCGTGTACCGCAAGGTTGACGTGCACACCAAACAGGAGCTGCTGGACAAGATGGCCGAAACGCGCGAAGCCTCCGAGTAG
- a CDS encoding ABC-F family ATP-binding cassette domain-containing protein, whose product MAFLLGCEKVRVEFPTKTVFDSVSLGVDEGDRIGIVGRNGDGKSTLLALLAGTLEPDDGRVLKNGAVRVGVLGQTDALPDDATVREAVVGDMPEYQWAGDARIRDIIAGLARDIPWDAWVGTLSGGQRRRVDLVRLLIGDWDVLALDEPTNHLDVRAITWLAEHLKRRWRAGQGALLVVTHDRWFLDEVCTRMWEVHDRTVEPFEGGFSAYIMQRVERDRLAALAEQKRQNALRRELAWLSRGARARATKPKFHVAAAQELIADVPPLRNDLELKRMAMARLGKQVVDLEHVTVRFDGEDGGSRTVLDDVDWIIGPGDRYGIVGANGAGKTTLLRVIQGLQKPSAGRVKIGQTVRFAVLSQHLDDLSALGDDRVRQVAGRYSRRTMLDGKEMTPGQLLERLGFSNADLNEPVCDLSGGQKRRLALMMILLDEPNVLILDEPGNDLDTDMLAAVEDLLDAWPGTLLLVTHDRYLMERVTDHQFAVLDGKVRHLPGGVEEYLRLAAEREAAERPGTGGAAPAAAVAPADESEARLSGGEIRALRKLMQSNERKMETLRAKVDDVRAQMAAADPTDFGALGDFQSQINDLQSQVDTLEEEWLEAAEKLGE is encoded by the coding sequence ATGGCGTTTCTGCTAGGATGCGAGAAGGTGCGGGTGGAATTCCCCACGAAGACGGTGTTCGACAGCGTGTCGCTGGGCGTGGACGAGGGCGACCGCATCGGCATCGTGGGCCGCAACGGCGACGGGAAATCGACGCTGTTGGCCCTGCTCGCGGGAACGCTCGAGCCCGATGACGGACGCGTGCTGAAGAACGGCGCGGTGCGCGTGGGCGTGCTCGGGCAGACCGACGCGCTTCCCGACGACGCCACCGTGCGCGAGGCTGTGGTGGGCGATATGCCGGAGTACCAGTGGGCGGGCGACGCGCGCATCCGCGACATCATCGCGGGGCTTGCGCGCGACATCCCGTGGGACGCGTGGGTGGGCACGCTCTCGGGCGGGCAACGGCGACGGGTGGACCTCGTGCGGCTGCTCATCGGCGACTGGGATGTGCTCGCGCTCGACGAGCCCACCAACCACCTGGACGTGCGCGCCATCACGTGGCTGGCCGAGCACCTGAAGCGCCGCTGGCGCGCGGGGCAGGGCGCGCTTCTGGTGGTCACGCACGACCGCTGGTTCCTCGACGAGGTGTGCACGCGCATGTGGGAGGTGCACGACCGCACGGTGGAGCCGTTCGAAGGCGGCTTCTCGGCCTACATCATGCAGCGCGTGGAGCGCGACCGCTTGGCGGCGCTCGCCGAGCAGAAGCGGCAGAACGCGCTGCGCCGCGAGCTGGCGTGGCTCTCGCGCGGGGCGCGGGCGCGCGCGACGAAGCCGAAGTTCCACGTGGCCGCAGCCCAGGAGCTTATCGCCGACGTGCCGCCCCTGCGCAACGACCTGGAGCTCAAGCGCATGGCCATGGCGCGCCTCGGCAAGCAGGTGGTGGACCTGGAGCACGTGACCGTGCGCTTCGACGGCGAGGACGGCGGCAGCCGCACGGTGCTCGACGACGTGGACTGGATCATCGGCCCGGGCGACCGCTACGGCATCGTCGGCGCGAACGGCGCGGGCAAGACGACGCTCCTGCGCGTGATCCAGGGCTTGCAGAAGCCGAGCGCCGGCCGGGTGAAGATCGGCCAGACCGTGCGCTTCGCCGTGCTCTCGCAGCATCTGGACGACCTGTCCGCGCTTGGCGACGACCGCGTACGCCAGGTGGCGGGCCGCTACAGCCGCCGCACTATGCTGGACGGCAAGGAGATGACGCCGGGGCAGCTGCTCGAGCGCCTGGGCTTCTCGAACGCCGACCTCAACGAGCCGGTGTGCGACCTGTCCGGCGGGCAGAAGCGGCGCCTGGCGCTCATGATGATCCTGCTGGACGAGCCGAACGTGCTCATCCTGGACGAGCCGGGTAACGACCTGGACACCGACATGCTGGCCGCGGTGGAGGACCTGCTGGACGCGTGGCCGGGCACGCTCTTGCTGGTCACGCACGACCGCTACCTCATGGAGCGCGTGACCGACCATCAGTTCGCCGTCCTGGACGGGAAGGTGCGCCACCTGCCAGGCGGGGTGGAGGAATACCTGCGACTCGCGGCCGAGCGCGAGGCGGCGGAGCGGCCGGGAACGGGCGGGGCGGCTCCTGCCGCTGCGGTCGCACCTGCCGACGAGAGCGAAGCGCGCCTATCCGGCGGCGAGATCCGCGCGCTGCGCAAGCTCATGCAATCGAACGAACGCAAGATGGAGACACTGCGCGCGAAGGTGGACGACGTGCGCGCGCAGATGGCCGCCGCCGACCCGACGGATTTCGGCGCCCTCGGCGACTTCCAATCCCAGATCAACGACCTGCAATCCCAGGTTGACACTCTCGAAGAGGAATGGCTCGAAGCCGCCGAGAAGCTGGGGGAGTGA
- a CDS encoding FAD-binding protein: MFAHVNKDGNQAVRQPWLLINRMGQRVPFLSTAGSSYPFMNTDPDSLITALTDQGAMEMSQPGGRAYVCFDSKFEQLVGDNYFKQSVCRVGKVIPEDDPLIDRVPEWQRDWRNAFQLMVDAGAVKECDTIEELEQELGLREGVLVKAVEDWNKACEADEDPVPTYKYDPEWLIPISEPPYYGAKIGGNLFATKCGLRINPKMQVVDTEGAVIPGLYAGWHTAGGSNGENNIAGKPFNGIYGDVGLSFVGGYMAAGSIIGE; the protein is encoded by the coding sequence ATGTTCGCCCACGTCAACAAGGACGGCAACCAGGCGGTGCGTCAGCCGTGGCTGCTCATCAACCGCATGGGGCAGCGCGTGCCGTTCCTCAGCACGGCCGGCTCGTCCTACCCGTTCATGAACACCGACCCCGACTCCCTGATCACGGCCCTCACCGACCAGGGCGCCATGGAGATGAGCCAGCCGGGCGGGCGCGCCTACGTGTGCTTCGACTCGAAGTTCGAGCAGCTGGTGGGCGACAACTACTTCAAGCAGTCCGTGTGCCGCGTGGGCAAGGTCATCCCTGAGGACGACCCGCTCATCGACCGCGTGCCCGAGTGGCAGCGCGACTGGCGCAACGCGTTCCAGCTCATGGTGGACGCGGGCGCGGTGAAGGAATGCGACACCATCGAGGAGCTTGAGCAGGAGCTCGGCCTACGCGAAGGCGTGCTGGTGAAGGCCGTCGAGGACTGGAACAAGGCCTGCGAGGCCGACGAGGACCCCGTGCCCACGTACAAGTACGATCCCGAATGGCTCATCCCCATCAGCGAGCCGCCGTACTACGGCGCGAAGATCGGCGGCAACCTGTTCGCCACGAAGTGCGGCCTGCGCATCAACCCGAAGATGCAGGTCGTGGACACGGAGGGCGCGGTCATCCCCGGACTGTACGCCGGCTGGCACACCGCCGGCGGCTCCAACGGCGAGAACAACATCGCCGGCAAGCCGTTCAACGGCATCTACGGCGACGTGGGCCTGTCGTTCGTGGGCGGCTACATGGCAGCCGGCAGCATCATCGGCGAGTAG
- a CDS encoding LysR family transcriptional regulator, with product METAYLKEYLAFSRTLNYAQAASELFVSQPALRAHIRALEDEVGAPLTVKRNGALATWRATRCCWAIRRTWWTRAGRWPTTSLMRA from the coding sequence TTGGAAACCGCTTACCTGAAGGAGTACCTGGCGTTCTCGCGCACGCTCAACTATGCCCAGGCGGCGTCAGAGCTGTTCGTGTCGCAGCCCGCGCTGCGCGCCCACATCCGCGCGCTCGAAGACGAGGTGGGCGCGCCGCTCACCGTGAAGCGCAACGGGGCGCTTGCGACCTGGAGGGCTACACGCTGCTGCTGGGCAATTCGCAGAACATGGTGGACGCGGGCCGGACGGTGGCCGACTACTTCGCTCATGCGGGCGTGA
- a CDS encoding DUF1648 domain-containing protein, giving the protein MDEAFGMASMMLMMALLLPVMGILMAVTPYLQRRGEVFAVTVPASAQRDPYLRGLKRRYAFIMGAVTAVLTAAGFAAALAEDEAAIIVVLAAGTLAIMLGGYALMLRYRAKTKAYKRAQGWEARAQEAVAVVGEGDVPRAISLAWNLLYLPIILITVGIAIVGYPHMPDMIPMHANFDGTVNDWAPKGPMVVAFPVLVQLFLAATMAFSHWTILKSKKWAEPGAPATSALAYGLFARAQSVFLLVTGLLLTGGIGILFELAAMEVVSLGQAGLVIMALAVPIVVGSLVLGVVYGQAGSRVFKRMQGSDTLLADDDEHWKLGIFYVNPDDPAFVLPERFGVGWTFNFARPATWAIVAGILVVTTGFIVAVMALV; this is encoded by the coding sequence ATGGACGAGGCCTTCGGCATGGCGTCGATGATGCTCATGATGGCGCTTTTGCTGCCCGTCATGGGCATCCTTATGGCGGTGACCCCCTACCTGCAGCGCCGCGGCGAGGTGTTCGCCGTCACGGTGCCCGCGTCGGCGCAGCGCGACCCCTACCTGCGCGGACTCAAGCGACGCTACGCCTTCATCATGGGCGCGGTCACGGCCGTGCTCACAGCCGCCGGTTTCGCCGCGGCGCTGGCTGAGGACGAGGCGGCCATCATCGTCGTGCTCGCGGCGGGCACGCTGGCCATCATGCTGGGCGGCTACGCCCTCATGCTGCGCTACCGCGCCAAGACGAAGGCCTACAAGCGCGCGCAGGGTTGGGAGGCGCGGGCCCAGGAGGCCGTGGCCGTGGTGGGCGAGGGCGACGTGCCGCGCGCCATCTCGCTTGCATGGAACCTGCTGTACCTGCCGATCATCCTGATCACGGTGGGCATCGCCATCGTGGGCTACCCGCACATGCCCGACATGATCCCCATGCACGCCAACTTCGACGGCACCGTGAACGACTGGGCGCCGAAGGGCCCGATGGTGGTGGCGTTCCCCGTGCTCGTGCAGCTGTTCCTGGCGGCGACCATGGCGTTCTCGCATTGGACCATCCTCAAGTCGAAGAAGTGGGCCGAGCCGGGCGCGCCGGCCACCTCCGCTTTGGCCTACGGCCTGTTCGCCCGCGCGCAGAGCGTGTTTCTGCTGGTGACAGGTCTTCTGCTGACGGGCGGCATCGGCATCTTGTTCGAGCTTGCGGCGATGGAGGTCGTCTCGCTGGGGCAGGCGGGGCTCGTGATCATGGCGCTGGCAGTGCCCATCGTGGTGGGCTCGCTCGTCCTCGGCGTGGTGTACGGGCAGGCCGGCTCGCGCGTGTTCAAGCGCATGCAGGGCTCCGACACGCTGCTGGCCGACGACGACGAGCACTGGAAGCTCGGCATCTTCTACGTCAACCCCGACGACCCCGCCTTCGTGCTGCCCGAGCGCTTCGGCGTGGGCTGGACGTTCAACTTCGCCCGCCCCGCGACCTGGGCCATCGTGGCAGGCATCCTGGTAGTGACGACCGGCTTCATCGTGGCCGTCATGGCGCTGGTGTAG
- a CDS encoding GntR family transcriptional regulator, with product MIIRIDQKSEEPLYLQIRGQIIAAIARGELAPGHALPSVRALAGDLGINLHTVNKAYAVLRDEGYVLMRGRSGAYIADPCEDDRADRAQMELAKMEDSLFELALAHRARGGSRGEFLECASAQAARAYAALERADVDPAPSESAARERAAQRRDARAGTGAAPVGAGAEGGLA from the coding sequence ATGATCATCCGCATCGACCAGAAGTCGGAAGAGCCGCTGTACCTGCAGATACGCGGGCAGATCATCGCGGCCATCGCGCGCGGCGAGCTGGCGCCGGGGCACGCGCTGCCCAGCGTGCGCGCGCTCGCGGGCGACCTCGGCATCAACCTGCACACGGTGAACAAGGCCTACGCGGTGCTGCGCGACGAGGGCTACGTGCTCATGCGCGGCCGCAGCGGCGCCTACATCGCCGACCCCTGCGAGGACGACCGCGCCGACCGCGCGCAGATGGAGCTGGCCAAGATGGAGGATTCCCTGTTTGAGCTGGCGCTCGCGCACCGCGCCCGCGGCGGATCGCGCGGCGAGTTCCTGGAGTGCGCGAGCGCCCAGGCGGCCCGCGCGTACGCCGCGCTCGAGCGTGCGGACGTCGACCCGGCGCCTTCTGAGAGCGCGGCTCGCGAGCGCGCGGCGCAGCGGCGCGACGCGCGGGCGGGCACGGGGGCGGCCCCGGTCGGCGCGGGTGCCGAGGGAGGGCTCGCGTGA
- a CDS encoding DUF1648 domain-containing protein, translated as MSRKSMSRYEGTALEGRSGLAVAIVLGVAAAALAALQWVLLPDQVAMQFGLNGQVNTWAPKWVPVLATAGLGLFGAVWFGASRQKLALLIAAIGMAIGVFGLVVNGVLF; from the coding sequence ATGAGCAGGAAGAGCATGAGCAGGTACGAGGGCACCGCCCTCGAGGGGCGCTCGGGATTGGCGGTGGCCATCGTTCTCGGTGTGGCCGCGGCGGCGCTTGCTGCGCTACAATGGGTGCTGCTGCCCGACCAGGTGGCCATGCAGTTCGGTCTGAACGGGCAGGTGAACACCTGGGCGCCGAAGTGGGTCCCCGTGCTGGCTACGGCGGGGCTCGGGCTGTTCGGCGCGGTGTGGTTCGGCGCCTCGCGCCAGAAGCTGGCCCTTTTGATAGCCGCCATCGGCATGGCGATAGGCGTGTTCGGCCTCGTGGTGAACGGGGTGCTGTTCTGA
- a CDS encoding ABC transporter ATP-binding protein, with translation MDSPVLSVNQVVKTFGDKRAVDGVSLEVMPGDIFGFVGHNGAGKTTLIRAIVGVGGFDEGDIRIAGRSVRTDALACKRVTAYVPDNPDVYEFLTGIQYLNYLADIFEVPADLRRARIEVLADRLGLTSALGDLISSYSHGMRQKLVLIGALVHEPVLLVLDEPFVGLDPEASFHVKEMLRELADRGSAVFFSSHVLEVVEKLCDKVAIIKQGRLRACGPTAEVVGDDSLEDVFLDMIEQDAAAAGGRPEGERGGRS, from the coding sequence ATGGATTCTCCGGTGCTCTCGGTCAACCAGGTAGTGAAGACGTTCGGCGACAAGCGCGCGGTGGACGGGGTGTCGCTCGAGGTCATGCCGGGGGACATCTTCGGCTTCGTCGGGCACAACGGCGCGGGCAAGACCACGCTCATCCGCGCCATCGTGGGCGTGGGCGGCTTCGACGAGGGCGACATCCGCATCGCGGGGCGCTCCGTGCGCACCGATGCGCTCGCGTGCAAGCGGGTCACCGCCTACGTGCCCGACAACCCCGACGTCTACGAGTTCCTCACGGGCATCCAGTACCTGAACTACCTCGCCGACATATTCGAGGTGCCCGCCGACCTGCGTCGCGCGCGCATCGAGGTGCTCGCCGACCGGCTGGGCCTCACCTCCGCGCTGGGCGACCTCATCTCGTCGTACTCCCACGGCATGCGCCAGAAGCTCGTGCTCATCGGCGCGCTCGTGCACGAGCCCGTGCTGCTCGTGCTGGACGAGCCGTTCGTCGGCCTCGACCCGGAGGCGTCGTTCCACGTGAAGGAGATGCTGCGCGAGCTGGCCGACCGCGGCTCGGCCGTGTTCTTCTCCAGCCACGTGCTGGAGGTGGTGGAGAAGCTGTGCGACAAGGTGGCCATCATCAAGCAGGGGCGGCTGCGCGCGTGCGGCCCCACGGCCGAGGTGGTGGGCGATGACAGCCTGGAGGACGTGTTCCTCGACATGATCGAGCAGGACGCGGCCGCCGCCGGCGGGCGGCCGGAAGGCGAGCGAGGGGGCCGGTCGTGA
- a CDS encoding CPBP family intramembrane glutamic endopeptidase, translating into MKRIAVFLAVTFALTWAYEFGVVYPVSSGAIVGVPPVATQLVTGAAMLFPAIGVLITRLVTREGFKNSVIKPRGFKRTWPWFLVAWFAPAALACAGAAVYFVAFPQDFDPSMSLILATAQQQVEATGGAQVTADALRSMLLMQLPFAVLMAPALNIVTTFGEEWGWRGYLVPKVAAKMRIVPTLLVTGVIWGLWHAPLTVIGHNYGMGYLGWPVTGILAMCAFCIVMGIFLTYVTVRTGSCLAAAIGHGAINGFLNAVVIFSATGGNPFVGPLATGIVGGSAFIVAAAVMLWDLRRREKAGTLAMPKAGLPDDMTKADLA; encoded by the coding sequence ATGAAGCGCATCGCGGTGTTCTTGGCAGTGACGTTCGCTCTGACGTGGGCGTACGAGTTCGGGGTGGTGTACCCGGTGTCGTCGGGGGCCATCGTCGGCGTTCCGCCCGTCGCCACGCAGCTCGTCACCGGCGCAGCCATGCTCTTCCCCGCCATCGGCGTGCTCATCACGCGCCTCGTCACGCGCGAGGGGTTCAAGAACAGCGTCATCAAGCCGCGCGGGTTCAAGCGCACGTGGCCGTGGTTCCTCGTGGCGTGGTTCGCGCCGGCGGCGCTGGCCTGCGCGGGTGCGGCCGTGTACTTCGTCGCGTTCCCGCAGGACTTCGACCCCTCGATGTCGCTCATCCTGGCCACCGCGCAGCAGCAGGTGGAAGCGACGGGCGGCGCGCAGGTGACCGCCGACGCGCTGCGCTCGATGCTGCTCATGCAGCTGCCGTTCGCCGTGCTCATGGCGCCTGCGCTCAACATCGTCACGACGTTCGGCGAGGAGTGGGGCTGGCGCGGCTACCTGGTGCCGAAGGTGGCCGCCAAGATGCGCATCGTGCCGACGCTGCTGGTCACGGGCGTAATCTGGGGCCTGTGGCACGCGCCGCTCACTGTGATCGGCCACAACTACGGCATGGGGTATCTCGGCTGGCCCGTCACGGGGATCCTCGCGATGTGCGCCTTCTGCATCGTGATGGGCATCTTCCTCACCTACGTCACCGTGCGCACGGGCAGCTGCCTGGCCGCCGCCATCGGGCATGGCGCGATCAACGGCTTCCTGAACGCCGTGGTGATCTTCTCGGCCACCGGCGGCAACCCCTTCGTGGGCCCGCTCGCCACCGGCATCGTGGGCGGCAGCGCCTTCATCGTGGCGGCGGCCGTCATGCTGTGGGACCTCCGCCGCCGCGAGAAGGCCGGCACCCTCGCCATGCCGAAGGCGGGCCTCCCCGACGACATGACGAAAGCCGACCTCGCCTAA